One region of Duncaniella freteri genomic DNA includes:
- a CDS encoding ISAs1 family transposase, translated as MQIEIFSKVKDPRDLGKVKHELEDVLRMALIGVLCDCEDCDDISDMVTDREEEFKAAGLLKLSNGVPCGDTILRVVESVNPAQLRASLDCCRGHIIESLCGNQVIIDGKKLRGENPRSPGCHGLYILNAWVSETEICVAEKPVDGKTNELTVLPSVLSSLWLTGALVSVDAMGTHRNIAEQIILQGGDYLMALKDNQPILKGLTESIFSSTTPISVYTTEEKGHGRVEKRTCSIMDTTLLEQEGMYEKWPGLKRIIKMERERTENGARSRETIYYLSSVEKDEASYYAMRIRAHWGIENKLHWHLDVTFQEDMCRVRAKNGAVNFSAMRKYALEMLKKQNDKLSLKRRRKKCMWSTEYLYKVFKDS; from the coding sequence ATGCAAATAGAAATTTTCAGCAAAGTAAAAGACCCGCGCGACTTGGGCAAGGTTAAACATGAGCTTGAGGATGTGCTCCGAATGGCACTCATCGGCGTGTTGTGTGATTGTGAGGACTGTGACGACATATCGGATATGGTTACAGACCGAGAGGAAGAATTCAAGGCCGCCGGATTGCTGAAGCTTAGCAACGGTGTCCCGTGTGGTGACACGATACTTCGTGTTGTAGAGTCTGTCAATCCCGCTCAGCTCCGGGCAAGTCTTGATTGCTGCCGAGGCCACATAATCGAATCCCTGTGCGGCAATCAGGTCATCATTGACGGTAAGAAACTGCGGGGTGAAAATCCCAGGAGTCCCGGATGCCACGGACTGTATATCCTCAATGCGTGGGTATCTGAAACAGAAATCTGCGTTGCCGAAAAGCCGGTGGATGGCAAGACCAACGAACTTACGGTTCTGCCGTCCGTATTGTCCTCTTTATGGCTTACAGGGGCATTGGTTTCAGTCGACGCAATGGGGACCCACCGTAATATCGCAGAACAGATCATACTCCAGGGCGGCGACTATCTGATGGCGCTTAAAGACAATCAGCCGATACTCAAGGGCCTGACGGAGAGTATCTTTAGTAGCACTACTCCAATATCGGTATACACAACCGAGGAAAAGGGGCACGGAAGAGTTGAGAAGAGAACCTGTTCAATTATGGATACGACACTTTTGGAACAGGAGGGAATGTACGAGAAGTGGCCCGGTCTTAAACGTATCATAAAGATGGAGCGTGAGCGTACTGAGAACGGTGCCCGCTCGCGTGAAACAATCTACTATCTCAGCAGCGTGGAGAAAGATGAGGCTTCTTACTATGCGATGCGTATTCGTGCGCATTGGGGTATCGAGAACAAACTACACTGGCATCTCGACGTGACGTTTCAGGAAGATATGTGCCGCGTACGCGCCAAGAATGGCGCTGTCAATTTTTCAGCGATGCGCAAGTATGCATTGGAAATGCTTAAAAAGCAGAACGATAAACTCAGCCTTAAACGAAGACGCAAAAAATGTATGTGGAGCACTGAATATCTGTACAAAGTCTTTAAGGATAGTTAA